From a region of the Desulfovibrio inopinatus DSM 10711 genome:
- a CDS encoding IS5 family transposase, producing GTKADCSKALSLIQGINALFLIADKGYDTQKIVDEALRRNMTPVIPPRRNRKEQRKYDKYIYKLRHLVENAFLYIKQWRGIATRYAKMTTSFLAAVQIRCLFWWLTIS from the coding sequence CAGGTACCAAAGCTGATTGCTCAAAAGCTCTCTCGCTCATTCAAGGAATAAACGCTTTATTTCTTATTGCGGACAAGGGATACGACACGCAAAAAATTGTTGATGAAGCATTAAGAAGAAATATGACACCTGTTATTCCTCCGAGGAGAAACCGTAAAGAACAGCGAAAGTATGATAAGTATATTTATAAGTTACGTCATCTTGTTGAAAACGCATTTTTATACATCAAGCAATGGAGAGGGATAGCTACACGTTACGCAAAAATGACAACTTCATTTCTCGCGGCTGTTCAGATTCGCTGTCTCTTTTGGTGGCTAACAATCTCGTGA
- a CDS encoding DUF4150 domain-containing protein, which translates to MYAITKEGGMLMSPADVCLTPAGPVVVPIPYPNIGEPEMGEPACERVLINGTPSLNMSSTVMPSNGDQAGVMGGVVCGEIMGEVKFTEGSEKVTLAGSPAVRLTSSTTHNENNAVGACLVPSQTKVLIME; encoded by the coding sequence ATGTATGCCATTACAAAGGAAGGGGGCATGTTGATGAGTCCGGCTGATGTGTGCCTCACTCCGGCTGGTCCCGTGGTTGTTCCTATTCCCTATCCCAATATCGGAGAGCCCGAAATGGGGGAACCGGCCTGCGAACGCGTTTTGATTAACGGCACGCCGAGTCTCAACATGAGTTCCACTGTCATGCCGTCAAATGGTGATCAGGCTGGCGTAATGGGCGGAGTTGTATGTGGCGAGATTATGGGAGAGGTCAAATTTACCGAAGGAAGCGAGAAAGTTACTCTCGCAGGGAGTCCGGCCGTTCGATTAACGTCATCGACAACACATAACGAGAATAATGCCGTTGGCGCTTGCCTTGTTCCAAGTCAAACGAAAGTACTCATTATGGAGTAA